In the genome of Globicephala melas chromosome 7, mGloMel1.2, whole genome shotgun sequence, one region contains:
- the PHOSPHO2 gene encoding pyridoxal phosphate phosphatase PHOSPHO2 yields MKILLVFDFDNTIIDDNSDTWIVQCAPEKKLPIELQDSYEKGFWTEFMGRVFKYLGDKGVREDEMKRAMISMPFTPGMVELLNFIRKNKDKFDCIIISDSNSVFIDWVLEASNVHDVFDKVFTNPAAFDSDGHLTVENYHAHSCTRCPPNLCKNVVLVEFVCKQLQRGVNYTRIVYIGDGGNDVCPVTFLKKNDVAMPRKGYTLQKTLSKMSQNLEPMESSVVSWSSGVEIISHLQFLIKE; encoded by the coding sequence ATGAAAATTTTGTTGGTTTTTGACTTTGACAATACAATCATAGATGATAATAGCGATACCTGGATTGTACAATGTGCTCCAGAGAAAAAGCTTCCTATTGAACTACAAGATTCTTATGAAAAAGGATTTTGGACAGAATTTATGGGCAGAGTCTTTAAGTATTTGGGAGATAAAGGTGTAagagaagatgaaatgaaaagagCAATGATATCAATGCCTTTCACTCCAGGGATGGTGGAACTTTTAAACTTTATAAGAAAGAACAAGGATAAATTTGACTGCATCATTATTTCAGATTCAAATTCAGTCTTCATAGATTGGGTTTTAGAAGCTAGCAATGTTCATGACGTGTTTGATAAAGTCTTTACAAATCCAGCAGCTTTTGACAGCGATGGTCATCTCACTGTGGAAAATTATCATGCTCATTCTTGCACTAGGTGCCCCCCAAATCTTTGCAAAAATGTAGTTTTGGTAGAATTTGTATGTAAACAGTTACAACGAGGAGTGAATTATACACGAATTGTTTATATAGGTGATGGCGGAAACGATGTCTGTCCAGTAAcctttttaaagaagaatgatgTTGCCATGCCACGGAAAGGATATACTTTACAGAAAACTCTTTCTAAGATGTCTCAAAATCTTGAGCCTATGGAGTCTTCTGTTGTATCTTGGTCTTCAGGTGTtgaaataatttctcatttaCAATTTCTAATAAAGGAGTAA